From a region of the Methylomonas rapida genome:
- the thiS gene encoding sulfur carrier protein ThiS produces the protein MKIQVNGDSREYGDNCTVADVIADLGLSGKRIAVELNKEILPFTEYAQQLIHDGDRLEIVQAIGGGQDDYFMLAGKQYRSRLLVGTGKYKDLEETRLATEASGAEIVTVAIRRTNIGQNPGEPNLLDVISPDKYTILPNTAGCYTAEDAVRTCRLARELLGGHKLVKLEVLADQLTLFPDVSETYVAAELLVKDGFDVMVYTNDDPIAAKRLEEIGCVAVMPLAAPIGSGLGIRNPYNILTIVENAKVPILVDAGVGTASDAAIAMELGCDGVLMNTAIAAAKNPVLMASAMKKGIEAGREAFLAGRMPRKRFASASSPIDGLFL, from the coding sequence ATGAAAATACAGGTTAATGGCGATAGCCGCGAATATGGCGACAACTGTACCGTTGCCGATGTCATTGCAGACTTGGGGTTGAGCGGCAAACGCATTGCCGTGGAATTGAACAAGGAAATTTTGCCGTTTACCGAATATGCCCAGCAATTGATTCACGATGGTGACCGTCTGGAAATCGTGCAAGCCATAGGCGGCGGGCAAGACGATTATTTCATGCTGGCCGGCAAGCAATACCGGTCGCGTTTGCTGGTCGGTACCGGCAAGTACAAGGATCTGGAAGAAACCCGCTTGGCTACCGAAGCCAGCGGCGCGGAAATCGTCACGGTGGCGATTCGCCGGACCAATATCGGTCAGAATCCGGGCGAACCCAATTTATTGGATGTGATTTCACCGGACAAATATACGATATTACCCAATACCGCCGGCTGTTACACGGCGGAAGACGCCGTGCGCACCTGCCGCTTGGCCCGCGAGCTGTTGGGTGGACACAAACTGGTCAAACTGGAAGTATTGGCCGACCAGCTCACGTTGTTTCCGGATGTTTCCGAAACTTATGTCGCCGCCGAATTGTTGGTGAAAGACGGTTTCGATGTGATGGTTTACACCAACGACGACCCTATTGCCGCCAAACGCCTGGAAGAAATCGGCTGCGTCGCGGTGATGCCGCTGGCCGCGCCGATCGGTTCCGGATTGGGTATCCGCAATCCCTATAATATTTTGACCATCGTCGAAAACGCCAAGGTGCCGATTCTGGTGGATGCCGGTGTCGGCACCGCCTCGGATGCCGCCATTGCGATGGAGCTGGGTTGCGACGGGGTGCTGATGAATACCGCGATCGCCGCGGCCAAGAACCCGGTGTTGATGGCTTCGGCGATGAAAAAAGGCATCGAAGCCGGCCGCGAAGCGTTTTTGGCCGGGCGCATGCCGCGCAAGCGTTTTGCCTCGGCGTCTTCACCCATCGACGGCTTGTTTTTGTAA
- a CDS encoding RMD1 family protein has protein sequence MNNRAIKHCLTVCLAQSFQASQLREKLLDTTRAQIFRNAIIVDFKGGCSIVFSYGVVVHWNVPLDERRSLHEMLLDYAIKPDDEPQEDNFSYEAGCEQDKIQHDHIELQSGDFMVLLALSHAMAQSIKLAAFEGNAIDTIHATGHLPQALAREGAIKLNRKAMAQIRGQLFLTKSDIILNYDLLDIPEFFWEHPEYQHIYSMAANYLEVRQRTEVLSKKLETIHELLEMLADEQKHQHSSALEWIIIWLIAVEIVMSLLDKLF, from the coding sequence ATGAACAACAGGGCAATCAAACACTGTCTGACAGTGTGTCTGGCACAATCATTTCAGGCCAGTCAGCTACGTGAAAAGCTGCTCGACACGACCCGCGCGCAAATCTTCAGGAATGCGATCATCGTCGATTTCAAGGGCGGCTGCTCGATCGTATTCTCATACGGCGTCGTCGTACACTGGAATGTGCCGCTAGACGAACGCCGCAGCTTGCACGAAATGCTGCTCGATTACGCTATCAAGCCGGATGATGAGCCTCAGGAAGACAACTTCAGTTACGAGGCAGGCTGCGAGCAAGACAAAATCCAGCACGATCATATCGAATTACAATCCGGGGATTTCATGGTATTACTGGCCTTGTCCCATGCCATGGCTCAATCGATCAAATTGGCGGCATTTGAAGGCAATGCCATCGACACCATACATGCCACCGGCCATCTGCCGCAAGCACTGGCACGAGAAGGTGCCATCAAGCTCAATCGTAAAGCCATGGCTCAGATCCGCGGCCAGTTGTTTCTGACCAAGAGCGACATCATTCTGAACTACGACTTGCTGGATATTCCCGAATTCTTCTGGGAACATCCGGAATACCAGCATATCTATTCGATGGCCGCCAATTACCTGGAAGTCCGTCAGCGCACCGAAGTGCTATCCAAAAAACTGGAGACCATACACGAACTCCTGGAAATGCTGGCGGACGAACAAAAGCACCAACACTCCTCGGCCCTGGAATGGATCATCATCTGGCTGATTGCGGTGGAAATCGTGATGTCGTTGCTGGACAAACTATTTTAA
- a CDS encoding valine--tRNA ligase — translation MEKTYSPHAIEQRWYKIWEDSGYFAANREGVSYCIMIPPPNVTGSLHMGHAFQDTIMDALTRYHRMKGENALWQPGTDHAGIATQMVVERLINAEGKTRHDYGREAFIEKVWEWKEQSGGTITRQLRRMGSSLDWDKERFTMDDGMSAAVQEVFIKLYEEGLIYRGKRLVNWDPVLHTAVSDLEVLSEEESGSMWHMRYPLSNGTGHLIVATTRPETMLGDAAVAVHPDDERYKHLIGELLELPLTGRLIPIIADEYVDPEFGTGCVKITPAHDFNDYEVWSRHKQMNVIADQPHGGLINIFTVDAAIRANDDGFNIIPEVYIGLDRFEARKKIVADLDAQGLLEKIADHKLMVPRGDRTGAVIEPFLTNQWYVKIAPLAKPAIEAVETGAIKFVPDNWKNTYFEWMRNIQDWCISRQIWWGHRIPAWYDDKGNTYVGHSEDEIREKHGLAADYPLQQDEDVLDTWFSSALWPFSTLGWPDKTPELAAHYPTSVLVTGFDIIFFWVARMIMMGLKFMGEVPFKEVYIHGLVRDAEGQKMSKSKGNVLDPIDIIDGIELDALVEKRVSGMMQPHLAKKIEQATRKQFPDGIPSYGTDALRFTFASLASTGRDIRFDLQRTEGYRNFCNKVWNAARYVLMNTEDQDNGVDCADCRYSPADVWILSRLNRTIAETRSAIDSYRFDLAAQAIYEFTWNEYCDWYLELAKISLQSDDALLQRGTRQTLLRVLETVLRLAHPIMPFITEEIWQRVAPLAGVTAATIMLQPYPDSDANAINADAEIQVQWAMDFILGIRRIRGEMNIAPGKPLNVLLQNGSVTDQANLQELESYLLKLGRLESITWLNEGDSAPESAIALVGDMKILIPMAGLIDKDAELARLEKEIQRIEKELPRIEGKLGNAAFVDKAPADVIAKEREKLAALQSSLKNLNEQFAKIKAL, via the coding sequence ATGGAAAAGACCTATTCCCCGCACGCAATCGAACAACGCTGGTACAAAATTTGGGAAGACAGCGGTTATTTCGCCGCCAATCGCGAAGGCGTATCCTACTGCATCATGATTCCTCCGCCCAACGTCACCGGCAGCTTGCACATGGGACATGCGTTTCAGGACACCATCATGGACGCGCTGACCCGCTACCACCGCATGAAGGGTGAAAACGCCCTTTGGCAACCCGGCACCGACCATGCCGGCATCGCCACGCAAATGGTGGTCGAGCGCCTCATAAACGCCGAGGGCAAGACCCGTCACGATTACGGCCGCGAAGCCTTCATCGAAAAGGTTTGGGAATGGAAGGAACAATCCGGCGGCACGATTACCCGCCAATTACGCCGCATGGGTTCGTCGCTGGACTGGGACAAGGAGCGCTTCACGATGGACGACGGCATGTCCGCCGCGGTGCAGGAAGTGTTCATCAAATTATACGAAGAAGGCCTGATCTATCGTGGCAAACGCCTGGTGAACTGGGACCCGGTATTGCACACCGCCGTCTCCGACCTGGAAGTGCTGTCGGAAGAAGAATCGGGCTCGATGTGGCACATGCGCTATCCGCTGTCCAACGGTACCGGTCATCTGATCGTCGCGACGACACGGCCCGAAACGATGCTGGGCGACGCGGCAGTGGCCGTGCACCCGGACGACGAGCGTTACAAACATCTGATCGGCGAATTGCTGGAACTGCCGCTGACAGGCCGCCTGATTCCCATCATCGCCGACGAATACGTCGATCCTGAATTCGGCACCGGTTGCGTCAAGATCACACCGGCCCACGACTTCAATGACTACGAAGTCTGGTCGCGCCACAAACAAATGAACGTAATCGCCGATCAGCCACATGGCGGGCTGATCAATATTTTTACCGTCGACGCGGCGATTCGTGCCAACGACGACGGCTTTAATATCATCCCGGAAGTCTACATCGGCCTGGACCGCTTCGAGGCGCGGAAAAAAATCGTCGCTGACCTAGATGCCCAAGGCCTGCTGGAAAAAATCGCCGACCACAAGTTGATGGTGCCACGCGGCGACCGTACCGGCGCGGTGATCGAGCCCTTCTTGACCAACCAGTGGTACGTCAAGATCGCGCCGTTGGCCAAGCCGGCCATCGAAGCGGTCGAGACCGGCGCGATCAAATTCGTGCCGGACAACTGGAAAAACACCTACTTCGAATGGATGCGCAACATTCAGGATTGGTGTATCTCTCGCCAAATCTGGTGGGGGCACCGCATCCCTGCTTGGTACGACGACAAGGGCAATACCTACGTCGGCCACTCCGAAGACGAAATTCGGGAAAAACATGGATTGGCCGCCGATTATCCGCTGCAACAGGACGAGGACGTGCTGGACACCTGGTTTTCGTCGGCGCTGTGGCCCTTCTCGACCCTGGGTTGGCCGGATAAAACCCCGGAGCTGGCCGCGCATTATCCGACCAGCGTGCTGGTCACGGGTTTTGACATCATTTTCTTCTGGGTGGCGAGGATGATCATGATGGGCCTGAAATTCATGGGCGAGGTGCCGTTCAAGGAAGTGTACATACACGGCCTGGTGCGCGACGCCGAAGGCCAGAAGATGTCCAAATCCAAGGGCAATGTGCTGGACCCTATCGACATCATCGATGGCATCGAATTGGATGCCTTGGTCGAGAAACGTGTATCCGGCATGATGCAGCCCCATCTAGCCAAGAAAATCGAGCAAGCCACCCGCAAGCAATTCCCGGACGGTATCCCGTCCTACGGCACCGATGCGTTGCGCTTTACTTTTGCATCCTTGGCCTCCACCGGACGCGACATTCGTTTCGATTTGCAACGCACCGAAGGCTACCGCAATTTCTGCAATAAAGTGTGGAACGCGGCGCGCTACGTGCTGATGAACACCGAAGATCAGGACAACGGCGTCGATTGCGCCGATTGCCGCTACAGCCCGGCCGACGTATGGATTTTATCCAGGTTAAACCGCACCATCGCCGAAACCCGCAGCGCCATCGACAGCTACCGTTTCGATCTGGCCGCGCAGGCGATTTACGAGTTCACCTGGAACGAGTACTGCGACTGGTATCTGGAACTGGCGAAAATTTCGCTGCAAAGCGATGACGCCTTGCTGCAACGCGGCACACGGCAAACGCTGTTGAGAGTTTTGGAGACCGTACTGCGACTGGCGCATCCGATCATGCCGTTCATCACCGAGGAAATCTGGCAACGCGTTGCGCCGCTGGCCGGCGTAACGGCGGCGACCATCATGTTGCAACCTTACCCAGACAGCGATGCAAACGCGATCAATGCCGATGCCGAAATCCAGGTGCAGTGGGCGATGGACTTCATTCTCGGTATCCGCCGCATTCGCGGCGAGATGAACATCGCGCCGGGCAAGCCACTGAACGTTTTGCTGCAAAACGGTTCGGTCACTGACCAAGCCAATCTACAGGAGCTGGAAAGCTATCTGCTGAAACTCGGCCGGCTGGAAAGCATCACCTGGCTGAACGAAGGCGATAGCGCACCGGAATCGGCGATAGCGCTGGTCGGCGACATGAAAATCCTGATACCGATGGCCGGCCTGATTGACAAGGACGCGGAATTGGCCAGGCTGGAAAAGGAAATCCAGCGCATCGAAAAAGAGCTTCCACGCATCGAAGGCAAGCTGGGCAACGCCGCGTTCGTCGACAAGGCGCCGGCCGACGTGATCGCGAAAGAACGCGAGAAACTGGCCGCCTTGCAGTCCTCGCTGAAAAATCTCAACGAACAATTCGCCAAAATCAAAGCACTTTGA
- the aroG gene encoding 3-deoxy-7-phosphoheptulonate synthase AroG — translation MQTNYNTDDLRICETKDVVAPIQVHDEIPMTETAADTILKARAAIHKILTGEDDRLLVIIGPCSIHDPKAAVEYAGRLKGMIDQLQDDLVIVMRVYFEKPRTTVGWKGLINDPDLNSSFNINKGLRLARQVLLDVNNLGVPAATEYLDLITPQYMSDLISWGAIGARTTESQVHRELASGLSCPVGFKNATDGGVKIAIDAINAAMSPHHFLSLTKEGRSAIFSTRGNEDAHIILRGGNNRPNYDEVSVDQVAEGLVAAGLRPNIMIDFSHANCQKKYERQMHVAEDVAGQIAGGDVRIMGAMVESHLVEGRQDAEEGKPLVFGQSITDPCLGWDDSVKLLNELAVAVQQRRAAIRRMS, via the coding sequence ATGCAAACAAACTATAACACCGATGATTTAAGAATTTGCGAAACCAAGGACGTGGTGGCGCCGATTCAGGTCCATGATGAAATTCCGATGACCGAAACGGCTGCCGATACCATTTTGAAGGCCCGCGCAGCGATTCATAAGATTCTGACGGGTGAGGATGACCGGTTACTGGTGATTATAGGTCCCTGCTCTATTCACGACCCCAAAGCGGCCGTCGAATACGCGGGCAGGCTAAAGGGCATGATCGATCAATTGCAAGATGATTTGGTCATCGTCATGCGTGTTTACTTCGAGAAACCGCGTACCACCGTGGGCTGGAAAGGCCTGATCAACGACCCTGACTTGAACTCCAGTTTCAATATCAACAAAGGGTTGCGTCTGGCGCGGCAAGTATTGCTGGACGTCAACAACCTCGGCGTGCCCGCCGCGACCGAATATCTGGATTTGATCACGCCGCAATATATGTCCGACCTGATTTCCTGGGGCGCCATCGGTGCACGTACCACCGAAAGCCAGGTGCATAGAGAGTTGGCATCCGGTCTTTCTTGCCCGGTCGGCTTCAAGAATGCCACCGACGGCGGCGTAAAAATCGCAATCGATGCCATCAACGCGGCGATGAGTCCGCATCATTTCCTGTCCTTGACCAAGGAAGGTCGTTCGGCGATTTTTTCTACCCGCGGCAACGAAGATGCGCATATCATTTTGCGCGGCGGCAATAATCGGCCGAATTACGATGAGGTCAGCGTGGATCAGGTGGCGGAAGGATTGGTAGCAGCCGGGTTGCGTCCCAACATCATGATCGACTTCAGTCACGCCAACTGTCAGAAAAAATACGAACGGCAAATGCATGTCGCGGAAGATGTGGCCGGACAAATAGCCGGCGGAGACGTCCGTATCATGGGCGCCATGGTGGAAAGCCATTTGGTGGAAGGGCGGCAAGATGCCGAAGAAGGCAAGCCTTTGGTATTCGGGCAAAGCATCACCGATCCGTGTCTGGGTTGGGACGATAGCGTCAAATTATTGAACGAACTGGCCGTGGCCGTGCAACAACGCCGTGCCGCGATACGGAGAATGAGTTAA
- a CDS encoding cupredoxin domain-containing protein encodes MVKTVSIAALVCALSVSNVFAKEFQEHKNMMDHGDGHLMDMDGGMVMGQNTDTLPGGCDKIAATKEITVRAGHKYSEKFPGTMWAFDQQEFQFEPCTKLTVHFINEDEIRHQWMMHGLPKYLYPKGMFHLEVSGPGSVSGTLILPPGDKTYLVHCDIAQHMEKGMKAQLKVGKGGEDLPSIPGVTASIFPDDYSGKPFNAQEFAAQEAAGIAASAAAAAAASAAPASREADNGAAAAADDSFISGVGVVGLALGILIGPLLAKRFKGMSAGEVVATVFEWISHAVGYGIELIGKVIKLFTGKKAIPLPDK; translated from the coding sequence ATGGTCAAGACAGTATCAATTGCCGCTTTGGTTTGTGCGCTATCTGTTAGCAATGTATTTGCGAAGGAATTCCAAGAGCACAAAAACATGATGGATCATGGGGACGGCCATTTGATGGATATGGATGGTGGCATGGTCATGGGGCAGAATACCGATACCTTGCCCGGCGGTTGTGACAAAATCGCGGCAACCAAGGAAATCACTGTTCGCGCGGGCCACAAATATTCCGAGAAATTTCCCGGTACGATGTGGGCGTTTGACCAGCAGGAATTCCAGTTCGAGCCTTGCACCAAGTTGACGGTGCATTTCATCAACGAAGACGAAATTCGCCATCAATGGATGATGCATGGCTTGCCGAAATATCTATATCCAAAAGGCATGTTCCATTTGGAAGTGAGCGGGCCAGGCAGCGTGTCGGGTACTCTGATCTTGCCGCCGGGCGATAAAACCTATCTGGTGCATTGTGATATTGCGCAGCACATGGAAAAAGGGATGAAAGCCCAGCTCAAAGTCGGGAAAGGCGGCGAAGACCTGCCTAGCATACCCGGCGTTACCGCTAGCATTTTTCCTGATGATTACAGTGGCAAACCATTCAATGCGCAAGAATTCGCCGCGCAGGAAGCTGCCGGCATAGCCGCTTCCGCGGCAGCCGCAGCGGCGGCTTCGGCCGCGCCCGCAAGTAGGGAGGCAGACAATGGTGCGGCTGCAGCAGCCGATGATTCCTTCATTTCTGGCGTCGGTGTCGTTGGCTTGGCGCTTGGTATTTTGATTGGCCCCTTGCTGGCCAAGCGCTTCAAAGGCATGAGCGCGGGTGAAGTCGTAGCCACGGTCTTTGAATGGATTTCTCATGCAGTTGGCTATGGCATCGAATTGATCGGCAAGGTCATCAAACTGTTTACTGGTAAAAAAGCCATTCCATTGCCGGACAAGTAA
- a CDS encoding (2Fe-2S)-binding protein, which produces MIEVDSDNDTLCYCAGTTRQQIKKLLDDGIVDVDRISRITGAASGCGGCEFELQQLIEEHG; this is translated from the coding sequence ATGATCGAAGTAGACTCCGACAACGACACGCTTTGCTATTGCGCGGGTACGACGCGGCAGCAAATCAAAAAATTGCTCGACGATGGCATCGTCGACGTCGACAGAATTTCTCGCATCACTGGCGCCGCCTCTGGCTGTGGTGGCTGCGAGTTTGAGTTGCAACAATTGATCGAAGAACACGGCTAA
- the pgi gene encoding glucose-6-phosphate isomerase, with amino-acid sequence MSKLINSAEWNAVKQHHQEIAGKFCMKEAFAKDPQRFDKFSVTFNDILLDYSKNLIDERTMPLLIALAKRADLREKTEAMFSGSIINTTEKRAVLHTALRNRSNTPVLFRGQDVMPEINKVLAKMRVFVEQVRSGQWTGYSGKAITDIVNIGIGGSDLGPKMVDTALTPYGKNGLKAHFVSNVDQTDIVETLKPLNPETTLFLISSKTFTTQETMTNARSARNWFMNAAQDPAHIKKHFIAISTNEEMVKEFGIDPANMFEFWDWVGGRYSLWSVIGMSIALYIGMDNFEELLMGAHLADEHFRHAPYEENIPVIMGLLGIWYNNFFEAETYAILPYAQSLKYFADYFQQGDMESNGKSATITGEKVDYNTGPIIWGQPGTNGQHAFFQLIHQGTKLVPGDFLAAAQSQYDLPDHHDILISNFLAQAEALMRGKTEEEVRQDLSHEPNLDDALIASKIFEGNKPSNSFLFKKLTPRTLGTLIAFYEHKIFVQGVIWNINSFDQMGVELGKVLAKAILPELKNDDIIASHDSSTNGLINTYKRLRKA; translated from the coding sequence ATGTCCAAATTAATCAACTCTGCCGAATGGAACGCCGTCAAACAACATCATCAAGAAATTGCTGGTAAATTTTGCATGAAAGAGGCTTTTGCCAAAGATCCCCAGCGTTTCGATAAATTCTCCGTCACCTTTAACGACATATTATTAGACTATTCCAAAAACCTGATCGACGAGCGCACCATGCCCTTGCTGATCGCATTGGCAAAGCGGGCAGACTTGCGCGAGAAAACGGAAGCGATGTTTTCCGGCTCCATCATCAACACCACCGAAAAACGCGCGGTTTTGCATACCGCGCTGCGAAACCGCAGCAATACACCCGTTTTATTCCGCGGCCAGGATGTCATGCCGGAAATCAACAAGGTTCTGGCGAAAATGCGGGTTTTCGTGGAACAGGTGCGTTCGGGCCAATGGACGGGCTATAGCGGCAAAGCCATTACCGATATCGTCAACATCGGCATTGGCGGTTCGGATCTCGGCCCGAAAATGGTCGACACCGCCTTGACGCCGTACGGCAAAAACGGCTTAAAAGCGCATTTCGTATCCAATGTCGATCAAACCGACATCGTCGAAACCCTGAAGCCGCTCAATCCGGAAACCACGCTGTTCCTGATTTCATCGAAAACGTTTACCACGCAGGAAACCATGACCAATGCGCGCTCGGCACGTAACTGGTTCATGAATGCCGCGCAAGATCCCGCCCATATCAAGAAACATTTCATCGCCATTTCCACCAACGAAGAAATGGTCAAGGAATTCGGCATCGACCCGGCGAACATGTTCGAGTTCTGGGACTGGGTCGGCGGGCGTTATTCGCTCTGGTCGGTCATCGGCATGTCGATAGCTTTATATATCGGCATGGACAATTTCGAAGAACTGCTGATGGGTGCGCACTTGGCCGACGAACATTTCCGCCATGCGCCCTACGAGGAAAACATTCCTGTCATCATGGGCTTGCTCGGCATCTGGTACAACAACTTCTTCGAAGCGGAAACCTATGCCATTTTGCCGTATGCGCAATCCTTGAAATATTTTGCCGATTATTTCCAGCAAGGCGACATGGAAAGCAACGGCAAAAGCGCGACGATCACCGGTGAAAAAGTCGATTACAACACGGGCCCCATCATCTGGGGACAGCCCGGCACCAATGGCCAGCACGCCTTCTTTCAATTGATTCACCAAGGCACCAAACTGGTTCCCGGCGATTTTCTGGCGGCCGCGCAAAGTCAGTATGATTTACCGGATCACCACGACATCCTGATTTCCAACTTCCTGGCGCAAGCCGAAGCCTTGATGCGCGGAAAAACCGAAGAAGAAGTCAGACAGGATTTGAGCCACGAACCCAATTTGGACGACGCCTTGATTGCCTCCAAAATTTTCGAAGGCAACAAGCCCTCCAACTCGTTCTTGTTCAAAAAGCTGACACCCAGAACCTTGGGTACGTTGATTGCATTTTATGAGCACAAGATCTTCGTGCAAGGCGTAATCTGGAACATCAACTCCTTTGATCAAATGGGCGTGGAATTAGGCAAAGTTCTGGCAAAAGCCATTTTGCCGGAACTGAAAAATGACGACATCATCGCCAGTCACGACAGCTCCACCAATGGCTTGATCAACACCTACAAACGCCTGCGTAAAGCCTAA
- the glk gene encoding glucokinase: MILAGDIGGTKTVLSLLEKGADGLMNCALERTFASAEYDSFDEILDLFLPGDIQIDSACFGVAGPVVEQRCFATNLSWILDGQELKSKLGTERVRLLNDLEAMAVGMLHLDPDDFIELNPAAEPQTGNIAVIAAGTGLGEAILYWDGKQHHPIATEGGHGSFAPQNAQQDLLLQFLRRRYPQHVSYERILSGKGFSHLYDFLLEYQFAPPCPAVPSVDSVQVSGIDRNAVISRLGINGEDVLCSEAVRLFVEIYGAEAGNLVLKSFATGGVFIGGGIGPKIRSALEAGDFMQAFAAKGRFQTLLGRMSVKLALNPRTPLIGAAHYFQAD, encoded by the coding sequence ATGATTCTTGCCGGCGACATAGGCGGTACTAAAACGGTTTTGTCTTTATTGGAGAAAGGCGCGGACGGTCTGATGAATTGTGCGCTGGAGCGAACCTTTGCCAGCGCGGAATACGATAGTTTTGACGAGATTCTGGACTTGTTTTTGCCCGGCGACATCCAAATCGACTCGGCCTGCTTTGGTGTGGCGGGGCCCGTCGTCGAGCAACGCTGTTTCGCCACCAACCTGAGCTGGATCTTGGACGGTCAGGAGCTCAAAAGCAAGCTTGGTACCGAGCGGGTGCGTTTGCTCAACGATCTGGAAGCCATGGCGGTGGGCATGCTGCATTTGGACCCAGATGATTTCATCGAGCTCAATCCCGCGGCCGAACCGCAAACGGGCAACATTGCGGTGATTGCCGCCGGTACCGGCCTTGGCGAAGCCATTTTATATTGGGATGGCAAGCAGCATCATCCTATCGCCACCGAGGGCGGGCATGGTTCTTTCGCGCCGCAGAATGCCCAGCAAGATCTGTTATTGCAATTCCTCCGTAGACGTTACCCGCAACACGTCAGTTATGAGCGCATATTGTCTGGCAAGGGCTTTAGCCATTTGTACGATTTTCTGCTCGAATACCAGTTCGCGCCGCCGTGCCCGGCAGTGCCGAGTGTCGATAGCGTGCAGGTCTCGGGTATCGATCGCAATGCGGTGATCTCGCGGCTGGGAATCAACGGCGAGGATGTCTTGTGCAGCGAAGCCGTCAGATTATTCGTGGAAATTTATGGCGCAGAAGCCGGAAATTTGGTGTTGAAATCGTTTGCGACTGGCGGTGTATTTATCGGCGGCGGCATTGGACCGAAAATTCGCTCGGCGCTGGAGGCCGGCGACTTTATGCAGGCATTTGCCGCGAAAGGACGTTTTCAAACCTTGTTAGGCAGGATGTCGGTGAAGTTGGCTCTCAATCCCAGGACGCCTTTGATTGGCGCCGCGCATTATTTTCAAGCCGATTAG
- a CDS encoding YqaA family protein: MTLESLGLPGLFLSAFVSSTIAPGGSEAVLAYLVNGQRYAVEQLVIVATVGNSLGALTTWWLGLWAAKKYPAETMLSDKQRKSLSTVRQWGSWALLFSWLPVVGDGLCFAGGWLRLSLLSSLLAIFFGKALRYIAIAYAFI; encoded by the coding sequence ATGACACTGGAATCTTTGGGCTTGCCCGGCTTGTTTCTGAGCGCCTTTGTTTCCTCGACGATTGCGCCGGGTGGTTCGGAAGCCGTATTGGCCTATTTGGTCAACGGCCAGCGTTATGCCGTCGAGCAACTGGTCATCGTGGCGACCGTCGGCAATAGTTTGGGAGCGTTGACGACCTGGTGGCTGGGCTTGTGGGCAGCCAAAAAATATCCCGCCGAAACCATGCTTTCCGACAAGCAGCGGAAATCGTTATCGACCGTCAGGCAATGGGGAAGCTGGGCTTTGCTCTTTTCTTGGTTGCCCGTCGTTGGCGATGGTCTGTGTTTTGCCGGCGGCTGGTTGCGGTTGTCGCTGCTGTCTTCGTTATTGGCTATTTTTTTTGGCAAGGCGCTGCGTTATATTGCCATCGCCTACGCCTTTATCTAA